In Necator americanus strain Aroian chromosome IV, whole genome shotgun sequence, the following proteins share a genomic window:
- a CDS encoding hypothetical protein (NECATOR_CHRIV.G13565.T1), whose translation METEIKVKMLRLVAYASVALSVLSVLAVSATVPLLYKYVNYVKRSLNEEVQFCWESGKDIWEEVQNMRTIPYEGGRLVRQAYHNQTYESGTEDTSTSDLKCENCCLPGPSGVAGAPGKPGKPGRSGSPGMPGNPGRPPQPPCSLVTGPPCPSCPPGPPGLPGAQGESGEPGHAGTPGIPGEDGAPGPPGPPGLSGESGEDGKPGVDGKPGTPAPEVLPIPGLAGKSGRPGAPGAPGQPGIPGGGGSAGAPGLKGSPGLNGLPGDDGPPGMPGPVGPPGQPGARGTCASYCAADGGVFIDE comes from the exons ATGGAAACGGAAATAAAG GTGAAGATGCTTCGCCTCGTTGCCTACGCATCCGTTGCTTTATCTGTCCTGTCCGTTCTGGCCGTTTCCGCTACTGTACCACTTCTCTACAAGTATGTGAACTACGTGAAGCGTAGCTTAAACGAGGAAGTCCAGTTTTGTTGG GAGTCCGGCAAAGATATTTGGGAGGAAGTACAGAATATGAGAACCATTCCTTATGAAGGAGGACGATTAGTGAGACAAGCGTATCACAACCAAACGTACGAGTCTGGGACTGAGGACACATCAACATCTGACCTTAAATGTGAGAACTGCTGCCTTCCAGGACCTTCAGGCGTAGCTGGCGCACCCGGTAAACCTGGAAAGCCAGGGAGATCAGGGTCACCGGGAATGCCTGGCAATCCAGGGAGACCACCCCAGCCACCGTGCAGTTTGGTCACCGGTCCTCCTTGCCCTTCTTGTCCACCTGGACCACCCGGATTACCTGGGGCTCAGGGTGAATCAGGTGAACCAGGTCACGCAGGGACACCTGGAATCCCTGGTGAAGACGGAGCACCGGGACCACCTGGCCCTCCAGGGCTTTCAGGAGAGTCAGGTGAAGATGGGAAACCAGGAGTGGATGGCAAACCGG GAACCCCTGCCCCAGAAGTGCTTCCGATTCCTGGACTCGCGGGTAAATCAGGAAGACCTGGTGCTCCAGGTGCACCTGGACAGCCCGGGATACCTGGTGGTGGTGGATCCGCTGGAGCACCTGGCCTGAAAGGATCTCCAGGGCTGAACGGATTGCCAGGTGATGATGGACCACCGGGGATGCCAGGCCCTGTTGGACCTCCCGGCCAACCTGGTGCGAGAGGGACATGTGCGAGTTATTGTGCTGCTGATGGCGGTGTTTTCATTGATGAGTAG